From a region of the Deinococcus radiophilus genome:
- a CDS encoding PmeII family type II restriction endonuclease: MAQETVWWARQRLGKLRGEMHDTMSVNPFLIPILYELHHADGFADLGSLLLAGHLMSGHNTGFGKLMDEKILPRVFGTQKLDAKFRRSTRPYEGSIFSDIDHIVNIDGKLYLVSLKAGRWTIQLGQAQNLNNSFKEIYARYGKDYDGIVVGIIYGRPDEMTDKYDIAVGIQRETSINHDLTTLDNFAVVKVGKDFWTWINGGEPQTQRWIMEGILKGLKDANVREEARELLANYVDAFNRSYQTHVSEDGSVNWYEILEKING; this comes from the coding sequence GTGGCACAGGAGACGGTGTGGTGGGCGAGACAGCGCCTTGGGAAGCTTCGCGGCGAGATGCACGACACTATGTCGGTCAACCCTTTCCTGATTCCGATTCTGTACGAGCTGCACCACGCGGACGGTTTCGCCGACCTAGGCTCCCTACTTCTGGCGGGGCATCTCATGTCAGGCCACAACACAGGCTTCGGCAAATTGATGGACGAGAAGATTCTTCCTCGCGTATTTGGGACACAGAAGCTAGACGCCAAGTTTAGGAGGTCTACCCGTCCTTACGAAGGTTCCATCTTCAGTGACATTGACCACATCGTGAACATCGACGGCAAGCTGTATTTAGTCTCATTAAAGGCCGGAAGATGGACTATTCAGCTCGGTCAGGCGCAGAACCTCAACAACTCCTTCAAAGAGATTTATGCTCGATATGGCAAAGACTACGACGGCATCGTAGTCGGCATCATCTATGGCAGACCAGATGAGATGACCGACAAGTATGACATTGCCGTAGGAATACAAAGAGAAACCAGCATTAATCACGACCTGACCACCTTAGACAACTTTGCTGTAGTTAAAGTCGGCAAAGACTTCTGGACATGGATTAACGGTGGAGAACCCCAGACGCAAAGATGGATAATGGAAGGTATACTCAAGGGCTTGAAGGATGCCAATGTAAGAGAGGAAGCCAGAGAATTGCTAGCAAACTATGTCGATGCTTTCAATAGAAGCTACCAAACTCACGTAAGTGAGGATGGCAGCGTTAATTGGTATGAGATTTTGGAGAAGATCAACGGTTGA
- a CDS encoding recombinase family protein, which translates to MTELEPPRKTRKTTPKEKAVLTPSSPLQRGQRVGYIRVSTTNQNTDRQLDGVELDRVFTDKASGKNADRDALKELLAYVREGDTVVVHSLDRLGRSLGDLLELVSQITGKGITVRFVQEDLVFSPDTNNPMSNLLLGVMGSFAQFERAVMLERQREGIQKAREQGRYQGRVLALSPDQVEELRTRAANGENKSALAREYGISRPVLYDYLNNRQAKLKTPRYSST; encoded by the coding sequence ATGACAGAACTAGAGCCCCCGAGGAAGACGAGAAAAACGACCCCTAAAGAGAAGGCTGTCCTCACCCCTTCTAGCCCTCTCCAACGAGGTCAGCGTGTGGGCTATATCCGAGTCAGCACCACCAACCAGAACACCGACCGCCAGTTGGATGGAGTGGAGTTAGACCGTGTATTTACCGACAAGGCTAGCGGGAAAAACGCCGACAGAGACGCACTCAAAGAACTCCTTGCTTATGTCCGCGAGGGTGATACAGTGGTGGTTCATTCGCTAGACCGCTTGGGGCGCAGCTTGGGAGACCTCCTGGAACTCGTCTCTCAGATTACAGGGAAGGGAATAACCGTCCGTTTTGTACAGGAAGACCTCGTTTTCTCGCCTGACACCAATAACCCTATGTCCAATCTTTTGTTAGGGGTTATGGGTTCTTTCGCGCAGTTCGAGAGGGCTGTCATGTTGGAAAGACAGCGAGAAGGCATCCAGAAGGCCAGGGAGCAGGGACGTTATCAAGGCCGGGTTTTGGCCCTCTCCCCCGATCAGGTTGAAGAACTGCGAACCCGCGCCGCCAACGGGGAAAATAAATCCGCACTGGCACGCGAATATGGCATCAGCCGACCTGTTCTATATGACTATCTGAATAACCGACAGGCAAAACTCAAGACCCCGCGTTATTCGAGTACCTGA